GGAGTCGCTGGAGTACGCCGGGGCGGTGCAGCCCTCGATGTAGTGGGCCTGCGCGCCCTCATCCACGATGATCAGCGTACGCTCGAACTGCCCGCTGCTCTCGGCGTTGATGCGGAAGTACGTCTGGAGGGGGATGTCCACCTTGACGCCCTTGGGGATGTACACGAAGCTGCCACCGGACCACACGGCCGAGTTGATGGCGGCGAACTTATTGTCCTCGGGCGGGATGATGGTGGCGAAGTGCTCGCGGAACAGCTCCGGGTACTCCTTCAGGCCGTCCTCGATGCTCAGGAACACCACGCCGAGCTTCTCCCACTCCTCCTTGAGGTTGTGGTAGACCATCTCGGATTCGTACTGCGCGCCCACACCGGCCAGCGCGGCGCGTTCGGCCTCGGGGATGCCCAGGCGTTCGAAGGTCTGCTTCACGTCGTCCGGCACGTCGTCCCACGAGCGGGCGTTGAAGCCCTCGGGCTTGATGTAGTAGTAGATCTCGTCGAGGTTCAGGCCGCTCAGGTCCGCGCCCCACGTGGGCATGGGCTTGCTCAGGAAGATGTCCAGCGCCTTGAGACGGAAGTCCAGCATCCACTGGGGTTCGTCCTTGGCCTTGCTGATCATCTCGACCACGTCGCGGCTCAGGCCCTTGGGCGCCTTGATCGCGTAGCGTTCGGGGTTGCTCCAGCCGTACTCGTACGAGCTGTTGATGTCGCCAACTTCAGGATTGATGGTCATGGTGACTCCTTCGGGGGTCTGACGGTCTGACGATCGAACAGATCTTCGTGTGGACAATCAGACCGTGTGACGTTCTGATGCCGCCCTCAGGCGGTCGCCAGCTCTTTCACCCAGTCGTAGCCCTCGGTGTCGAGCTTCTTGGCGAGTTCGGGGCCGCCGGACTGCACCACTCGGCCGTCCACGATGATGTGCACGCGGTCCGGCACGATGTAGTCGAGCAGACGCTGGTAGTGGGTGATGATCAGGCCGCCCAGGTTCGGGCCACGCATAGAGTTCACGCCCTTGGCGACGATCTTCAGCGCGTCCACGTCCAGGCCGGAGTCGGTCTCGTCCATGATGATGTAGTTCGGGTCGAGCATCAGCATCTGCAGAATCTCGTTGCGCTTCTTCTCGCCGCCGGAGAAGCCGGCGTTGAGGTAGCGCTCGACGATGCTCTCGTCCCAATCCAGCGTCTTGAGGGCGCTCTGGAGCTTGCCGTAGAACTCGGTGAAGCTCACTTCCTCGCCCTCTTCCT
This region of Deinococcus metalli genomic DNA includes:
- the sufC gene encoding Fe-S cluster assembly ATPase SufC → MTQETSPHQLEIRDLHANVDGLPILKGINLTVPRGELHAIMGPNGNGKSTLAKVIVGDPEYTVTSGEVLVDGQNILEMEPDERARLGVFLAFQYPVEIPGVTIANFLRLAMQARKEEGEEVSFTEFYGKLQSALKTLDWDESIVERYLNAGFSGGEKKRNEILQMLMLDPNYIIMDETDSGLDVDALKIVAKGVNSMRGPNLGGLIITHYQRLLDYIVPDRVHIIVDGRVVQSGGPELAKKLDTEGYDWVKELATA
- the sufB gene encoding Fe-S cluster assembly protein SufB, with translation MTINPEVGDINSSYEYGWSNPERYAIKAPKGLSRDVVEMISKAKDEPQWMLDFRLKALDIFLSKPMPTWGADLSGLNLDEIYYYIKPEGFNARSWDDVPDDVKQTFERLGIPEAERAALAGVGAQYESEMVYHNLKEEWEKLGVVFLSIEDGLKEYPELFREHFATIIPPEDNKFAAINSAVWSGGSFVYIPKGVKVDIPLQTYFRINAESSGQFERTLIIVDEGAQAHYIEGCTAPAYSSDSFHSGVIEIVVKEGARFRYSTIQNWSHNVYNLVTQRAAVYGNGVMEWVDGNLGSKVTMKYPACYLLEDGARGEVLSIAMAGRGQHQDAGAKIVHFAPHTSGTIVSKSISKDSGRSSYRGLVKIYEGARGSKTNVECDALLLDEEARTDTYPYIEIEEKDARVGHEATVSKINDDQILYLQSRGLSEDEAAGLIVRGFIEPIAKELPLEYAVELNRLIELEMEGSVG